Part of the Caldalkalibacillus uzonensis genome, TGCCCAATACGGCGAAGACCACAATATCTGGACGTAAATCCTGGCGAAACTCCCCCCTTTGAACTCCCTCTTCAATTAACTTTTGTAAACTAAAGCGGAACTGATCCCGCTTGGCGAGCACTTCATCAAGATGATCATCGTTTAAATTACGCAGTTCCCTGAAAAAAATCGAAGCATGGGATCGGTGGGTTCTAATCTTACGGATAATTAAAGCAATGATTTCACGCAATTTACTTTTGCAGTTTTTATGCTTATCTTCCAAAATGTCTTCTTGCCATCTTAGGAGTTCTTCAATATAGCTCCGGTGGATATCCATTAATAGTTCTTCTTTGGATTTAAAATAATAGTAAAAAGTCCCTTTTGTCACGCCTAGCGCATCAACAATATCTTGGATCGATGTTTCAGCGAACCCTTTCTTTTCAAACAATTTAATGCTTTGTTCCATTATTTCACTTTTCACAATGAAACTCCTCTCCTTGGCAGTGTACTTTTTCACTAGCTGAACTGGTTTACAAAGACTGTGCTACTACCATGGAAAAGATGACACAATCCTAAATACTGACCGGTCAGTATGTTAAACAGCTAAAAACTTGTTTTTGCATACATCAAGACACAATCTACTTTACATATCTTTAGATCTAACCTCGAATACTTGTTTGTAAATTTTAATATTTTTAAAAATGTATTTAATTATTATTATATTTATGATTAATTTTAAACGGGGTGTATGCCGATTGACAAGTGTTTCTAGTTCAAGTTTCTCTCTTAACGATTAATTGTGATATCATAGCTTTAAAAATTTCATATACAAGTGGATAAGAAGTAAAGAA contains:
- a CDS encoding TetR/AcrR family transcriptional regulator, whose amino-acid sequence is MKSEIMEQSIKLFEKKGFAETSIQDIVDALGVTKGTFYYYFKSKEELLMDIHRSYIEELLRWQEDILEDKHKNCKSKLREIIALIIRKIRTHRSHASIFFRELRNLNDDHLDEVLAKRDQFRFSLQKLIEEGVQRGEFRQDLRPDIVVFAVLGMCNWSYSWYNPEGEVSEEELTQIYVKLILNGLENPLVDRNEH